The nucleotide window CGGCCACTATTCGTCCGCCAACCCTCTCCCTGCCACCGAAAGGAAAACGTCTTCCAGGTTGGCGGGGCGATACGAAACTCGCACTCCGTCAAGAGAAGACAGGTCCGGGCGCCCCCCATTGGCGGCCGTAACCGTAATCACGGCGCCGGCTTCCCGGTAGTTGAGGCCGCAATTTCGGATCCAGTCAATCGCGTCTTTGCGCGAGCTATTAGAGGTGCGAACCAGAGCCACTTCATCGCCGGCGTAACTGTTGACCAGTTCGTCCGGTGCCCCTTCGGCCAGGATCTTGCCGTCGTTCATGATCGCGAGTCGGTCGCACAAAGCGGATGCCTCGTCCATGTAATGGGTCGACATCAGGATCGTGACCCCGGCCTGTTTCATCGTTTCCAGCTCCTGCCAGACACGGTTGCGTCCCTGCGGGTCAAGGCCGGTCGTGGGTTCGTCCAGCACGATGACCTGGGGCGTGGTCATGAATGCCCTGGCGATCGCCAAGCGCCGTTTCATGCCGCCGGATAGGTTGTCGATTTCGTCGCCGGCGCGGTCGGTGAGATCGAAGTACATCAGCACGGCATCGGCCCTACGGCGAGCCTCCGACCGGGACAGCCCGGTCATGTAGCCGTACACGATGAGGTTGTTCCTGGGGTTCAGGTCGGTGTCGAGACCGTCCTGCTGGGTTACAACGCCGAGTACGTTGCGCACCTCCCGTCCCTGGCGGGCGACATCGATGCCCGCGACGGTCAACGCTCCAGAGGTAAGCGGCGAAAGACCGCTCACCATTCGCATGGTCGTCGTCTTCCCAGCGCCGTTCGGGCCCAGCAGACCGTACGTTTCGCCGCGTCGCACTTCGAAGGAAATGTCATCCACAGCCGCGACGTTGCCGAATTGCTTGGCTATGCGCGTCGCGCAAATGACCGCGCGTTCAAGCTGGCCTTGCAACTGCAATCCTCCGGCGCTGGAAATGTTCCATCACTCCAGGCGCGCCTATCAGGAGGGGGACAAGGATTCCCGGGTTGCCACCTGCGATTCGGTCAGGCGTGCATTGGGGTGCCAAGTCTATGTAAACGTTCAATTCATGATTCCCATCTGTGGAGAAAGGACTCGAAATCGCCAATCAAGGGGTGCGATGATGGGCTAAATCTCCCAATGAGCGGCAATCTCGGTGGACGAACTGGTTTTTGAGTCCGCGCGCTCCCTTGCGCGAATGATTCGGGCGGGCCAGGTTTCCTCGGTCGAGGTGATCCAAGCTCACCTGGACCGAATTGAAGCTGTGAACCCGGTACTCAATTCGGTCGTACTGGTGCTTGCGGACTCCGCCCTCGACCGCGCCCGCGAACTTGATACGGCCCTTTCTCGCGGAACAGTGGCCGGACCGCTGCACGGTGTTCCGGTGACGATCAAGGATGCCG belongs to Chloroflexota bacterium and includes:
- a CDS encoding ABC transporter ATP-binding protein, with the protein product MSSAGGLQLQGQLERAVICATRIAKQFGNVAAVDDISFEVRRGETYGLLGPNGAGKTTTMRMVSGLSPLTSGALTVAGIDVARQGREVRNVLGVVTQQDGLDTDLNPRNNLIVYGYMTGLSRSEARRRADAVLMYFDLTDRAGDEIDNLSGGMKRRLAIARAFMTTPQVIVLDEPTTGLDPQGRNRVWQELETMKQAGVTILMSTHYMDEASALCDRLAIMNDGKILAEGAPDELVNSYAGDEVALVRTSNSSRKDAIDWIRNCGLNYREAGAVITVTAANGGRPDLSSLDGVRVSYRPANLEDVFLSVAGRGLADE